The segment CATTCGGTAAAGGGTTCGCCCCGCACCACAAGGTCGGTCAGGAGATCATAGGCGAAGAAGGCCGCGAGCACGGCAAGAACCCCGTTATATTCGCGCTTCAGCACGGTGCGGAACGAAAACCCGGCATCCGTCGGCTGCCACTTCGAGAAAGTCGGCAGAAACGCCGGTGTCACCGCACACCAGTCGAGATAGGGCTTGCCGAACTTTTCGACCAGAAAGGCTTCCTCGGCGGCGATCACGCGCTCGATATAGACCCAGTAGGCGAACACCAGAAGCAGTGCCAACCACCACACGCCGGTGACCACGGTCAACCCGAACATGGCGAGGAAATTGCCGACATAGAGTGGGTTGCGCACGACCGAATAGACGCCGGTGGTGTTGAGCACATCGGCGCGCTGTTCGCGGGTGTTACGCCCTGATGTTCCCGCCGGAACGAAGCCGACGGTAACCCAGCGAACAGCGAGACCGAGAAACGAAATCGCCAGCCCGATCCAATAGAGAATGTGCTCGCCCTTGTTGCCGATCACGGCCAGCAGCGCGCTGCTTTCGCCCATCGCCAGCACAAAGAGCGGAATCAAGACCAGCGGCACGAAGCTGCGCCAACGAAACAGAAATCCGCCATCCGCGGCAAGCCGATCGGCAATACGCATGAAAACGCCCTTCCCTGACATTTAGTGCCCCGCTCATAGCGGCAGCAAGCTGACAGGCGGCTGACAGGCGGCATTGCCGGTCACCCGGGAGGACTGGTTACATGCGAAATACGCCGAAATTCGTATTCTGGATCGGCGCGTTGAGCGCCGCGGAGAAGGCAAGGCCGAGCACCCGGCGGGTTTCCGACGGCGTGATGATGCCGTCATCCCACAGCCGCGCGGTGGCGTGGTATGGATGCCCCTCTTCCTCGTACTTCTCGCGGATCGGCGCCTTGAAGGTGGCCTCTTCCTCGACG is part of the Hyphomicrobiales bacterium genome and harbors:
- a CDS encoding lipid A phosphate methyltransferase, encoding MSGKGVFMRIADRLAADGGFLFRWRSFVPLVLIPLFVLAMGESSALLAVIGNKGEHILYWIGLAISFLGLAVRWVTVGFVPAGTSGRNTREQRADVLNTTGVYSVVRNPLYVGNFLAMFGLTVVTGVWWLALLLVFAYWVYIERVIAAEEAFLVEKFGKPYLDWCAVTPAFLPTFSKWQPTDAGFSFRTVLKREYNGVLAVLAAFFAYDLLTDLVVRGEPFTEWFDEDWPWIVLLVVGLVVFVTLRTLKKSTRVLHVEGR